The following proteins come from a genomic window of Brevibacillus antibioticus:
- a CDS encoding helix-turn-helix transcriptional regulator — protein sequence MARESFDKELQLLRLLFLTAGAYNRQQLAERLGISVHTLDKTIKKLKDIQSTFYQHVGDEEKKEYYAQLRYNYFEVTDNFLMFLYHAKSLKDSEVERLSHILEKLKQQPLSIKELLETFVDTEPDEKTIRQDMKYLEEIGAIKNVSEVRPYVYQLDGELLDSLTDDELLDLYDFIDFMANTQLPAVPGYLLQEKVKRYLKYRLKLTDASAFLYKYHFVSRILDEYQALLLTEAIRQRKIVEFHYYTPKRRKFYDSQNTNPAFQRDTSGRHQKVIPLRVIFDHQYGRWYLLAQGCGNGPLRKYRVEGMTKLVTGKSVTPEIFTSLQASADERISHSWLIDTGKLVTVRLRFFQPRDTPHSFIQERVEAQGQWGIVTEESRESFVYEINVNSTMEITPWIRSFGSSVEVLEPLFLRKQFQKEWEELLAYYESV from the coding sequence ATGGCACGCGAAAGCTTTGACAAAGAGCTGCAATTGCTTCGTCTCCTCTTTCTGACCGCTGGTGCCTACAATCGGCAGCAGTTAGCCGAGCGACTCGGGATCTCCGTTCATACGCTTGATAAAACAATAAAAAAGCTGAAGGACATCCAATCGACCTTTTATCAGCATGTCGGCGATGAGGAGAAAAAAGAGTATTACGCGCAGCTTCGTTACAACTATTTTGAGGTAACAGACAATTTCTTGATGTTTTTGTACCATGCCAAATCATTGAAGGATTCGGAAGTAGAGCGACTGTCGCACATCTTGGAAAAGCTCAAACAACAGCCTCTCTCCATTAAAGAATTACTGGAGACGTTTGTGGATACAGAGCCGGATGAAAAAACAATTCGCCAGGACATGAAATACCTCGAAGAAATTGGTGCGATAAAAAATGTTAGTGAGGTCAGACCGTACGTTTATCAATTGGACGGTGAGCTACTGGATTCGCTGACGGACGACGAGCTATTGGATCTGTATGATTTCATCGACTTCATGGCCAATACACAGCTACCGGCCGTCCCAGGTTATCTTCTACAGGAAAAAGTTAAGCGTTATCTCAAATATCGCTTGAAGCTAACCGATGCATCTGCATTTTTATACAAATATCATTTCGTCTCACGTATTCTCGATGAATATCAAGCCTTGCTTCTCACGGAAGCCATTCGTCAGCGAAAAATCGTTGAGTTTCACTACTACACGCCCAAACGTCGAAAGTTTTACGATTCCCAAAATACAAATCCGGCTTTCCAACGGGATACATCCGGCCGACATCAAAAAGTAATCCCACTCCGGGTTATTTTTGATCATCAATACGGCAGATGGTACTTGCTGGCACAAGGATGCGGCAATGGTCCGCTGCGCAAATACCGCGTGGAAGGTATGACCAAGCTCGTAACAGGCAAATCCGTTACGCCGGAAATTTTCACTTCCTTGCAAGCAAGTGCAGATGAGCGCATTTCCCACAGTTGGCTGATTGATACGGGAAAACTCGTAACCGTACGCCTTCGCTTTTTTCAGCCTCGCGACACGCCGCATTCCTTTATCCAAGAGCGAGTGGAGGCACAAGGGCAATGGGGGATTGTGACAGAGGAATCACGGGAGAGCTTTGTGTACGAGATAAACGTGAACAGCACAATGGAAATTACTCCGTGGATTCGCAGCTTCGGTTCGAGCGTGGAAGTTCTTGAACCGCTGTTTCTTCGCAAGCAATTCCAAAAAGAATGGGAGGAGCTGCTCGCCTACTATGAATCTGTTTGA
- a CDS encoding RtcB family protein encodes MKTILHGNNHREVKLEHGDVHVFANDEVFTSFGERVYQMADNNLRIPRNVYFSYTPDAHVGVGTCIGTTAVWNFADGFVSPSIVGSDIGCGMRVHLTPLHRDDLKDKSLKRALIEAIEAYVPTNERGNTHFTDIRLEEVVKHGLKGLPGNYIPDTEEASDTLSRSFSHVEKYTFEFDHSFLEQIPQKSWSRGWGQLGTLGGGNHFIEIQHIEIAEENREIAKAWGLFDGQVVIMIHSGSRAWGAMLGRDYTKSFKEAMYKWGIHNPEPSLVYAPIQSEEGQQYLNLMYSALNFAVTNRHMIGFSVEQAFRDIFGSEMRTPVLYDLMHNYALKEFHRNTPMLVHRKGATKALPAGHFQNPKAYRETGHPALIPGSMGTSSYIMVGSEAGAKNFYSICHGAGRVRSRKATKELVTIDQFEQAMRVGQEDEIMVNHRSLASILDECPQAYKDVDQIIDSVVGANLASVVAKCNPLIVIKGV; translated from the coding sequence ATGAAAACAATTTTGCATGGAAACAACCATCGTGAAGTGAAGCTGGAGCATGGAGATGTGCACGTTTTTGCGAACGACGAAGTCTTTACAAGCTTCGGTGAACGCGTATATCAAATGGCAGACAATAATTTGCGTATTCCGCGAAATGTTTATTTTTCGTATACCCCCGATGCGCATGTAGGCGTAGGGACTTGCATTGGGACGACCGCGGTTTGGAATTTTGCCGATGGATTTGTCTCGCCTTCTATCGTCGGATCAGACATTGGATGTGGAATGCGTGTGCATCTAACTCCGTTGCATCGAGACGACCTCAAAGACAAGAGCCTAAAACGGGCATTGATCGAAGCGATTGAAGCGTACGTCCCGACAAACGAACGGGGGAATACACATTTTACGGATATTCGCTTAGAGGAAGTGGTGAAGCATGGCTTAAAAGGACTTCCTGGTAACTACATTCCGGACACAGAAGAAGCGTCTGACACGCTGAGCCGTTCGTTCTCGCATGTGGAAAAGTACACATTTGAATTCGACCATTCCTTCCTGGAGCAAATACCGCAAAAATCTTGGAGTCGTGGGTGGGGACAGTTAGGAACATTGGGTGGAGGTAACCACTTTATTGAAATCCAGCATATCGAGATCGCGGAGGAGAACAGGGAGATTGCGAAAGCGTGGGGACTGTTCGACGGTCAGGTTGTCATCATGATTCATTCCGGTTCGCGGGCGTGGGGGGCAATGCTGGGGCGGGATTACACGAAAAGCTTCAAGGAAGCCATGTACAAATGGGGGATTCATAATCCCGAGCCGAGCCTGGTATATGCTCCGATTCAAAGCGAGGAAGGGCAACAGTATTTGAATTTGATGTACTCCGCGCTGAACTTTGCGGTAACGAATCGGCATATGATCGGATTTTCAGTGGAGCAGGCGTTTCGGGATATTTTCGGTAGTGAGATGCGTACACCAGTTCTATATGATTTGATGCATAATTACGCCTTGAAAGAATTCCATCGCAATACACCGATGCTCGTCCACCGCAAAGGAGCGACGAAGGCGTTGCCAGCAGGTCATTTCCAAAATCCGAAGGCTTATCGTGAAACAGGACATCCAGCTTTAATCCCAGGTTCTATGGGAACATCGTCCTATATCATGGTCGGTTCGGAGGCCGGAGCCAAAAACTTTTATTCGATCTGTCATGGTGCAGGGCGTGTTCGTTCCCGCAAAGCAACCAAGGAGCTTGTGACCATCGATCAATTCGAGCAGGCAATGCGCGTAGGTCAGGAAGATGAGATCATGGTGAATCACCGTTCGCTCGCTTCCATCCTTGATGAATGCCCGCAAGCCTATAAAGATGTGGATCAAATCATCGATTCAGTTGTAGGAGCAAATCTTGCCTCTGTCGTAGCAAAATGTAACCCTCTTATTGTTATAAAAGGAGTATAA
- the thiM gene encoding hydroxyethylthiazole kinase encodes MILETIGQLLIKVREENPLVHNMTNVVVTNFTANGLLALGASPVMAYAKQEVADMAKIAGALVLNIGTLNEHEIEAMLIAGKSANQHGVPVLFDPVGAGATAYRTETSQHLAQELDLAFIRGNAAEIANVIGERWEIKGVDAKEAGGDVEDLARAAAKKLRTIVAITGKVDVISDGEMTYSIHNGHPILTKVTGTGCLLTSVMGAFAAIANDKLIAGAAALVCYGVAAQLAAEKVAGVGPGSFQIEFLNALHNLTADDVRRFGDIEKRE; translated from the coding sequence ATGATTCTGGAGACAATCGGGCAATTACTAATTAAAGTGCGCGAGGAAAATCCACTTGTACATAATATGACGAACGTAGTGGTCACGAACTTTACAGCGAACGGCTTGTTAGCTCTGGGTGCATCCCCTGTCATGGCGTACGCCAAACAAGAGGTGGCAGACATGGCAAAAATCGCCGGAGCTCTTGTATTGAATATAGGGACATTGAATGAGCATGAGATCGAAGCCATGCTGATCGCAGGAAAATCGGCGAATCAGCATGGCGTGCCTGTTTTGTTTGATCCAGTGGGAGCGGGAGCAACAGCGTACCGAACCGAGACAAGTCAACATCTTGCGCAGGAACTCGACCTTGCCTTCATTAGAGGAAATGCAGCAGAGATTGCCAATGTCATCGGGGAGCGCTGGGAGATAAAAGGTGTGGATGCGAAGGAAGCAGGCGGAGATGTCGAGGACCTAGCGAGAGCAGCAGCGAAAAAGCTAAGGACAATCGTTGCGATTACGGGCAAGGTCGACGTGATTTCGGACGGAGAAATGACTTACTCGATCCATAATGGTCATCCAATCTTAACGAAGGTGACCGGAACTGGCTGTTTGTTGACCTCTGTTATGGGAGCGTTTGCAGCTATTGCAAATGACAAGCTGATCGCAGGAGCTGCCGCATTGGTATGCTACGGTGTTGCTGCGCAGCTGGCAGCAGAGAAAGTAGCTGGAGTAGGTCCAGGCAGCTTCCAAATCGAATTTTTGAATGCCTTGCATAACTTGACCGCAGACGATGTGCGCCGTTTTGGGGATATCGAAAAAAGGGAATAA
- a CDS encoding glyoxalase superfamily protein, which yields MNQIITPIFRIFDVEKAREFYVGFLGFQIDWEHQYEDHFPLYMQISSPSCTLHLSEHHGDACPGSAIRVQVEDIELFHQSLLRQEYKYARPGLEETPWGTREVSVTDPFGNRLHFYQPDHS from the coding sequence ATGAATCAGATTATCACGCCGATTTTTCGTATATTTGATGTTGAGAAGGCAAGAGAGTTTTATGTGGGGTTTCTAGGTTTTCAGATTGATTGGGAGCATCAGTACGAGGATCATTTTCCTTTGTACATGCAAATTTCCTCTCCGTCGTGCACACTTCATCTATCTGAGCATCACGGGGATGCTTGTCCTGGCTCAGCGATTCGCGTACAGGTAGAGGACATTGAGCTTTTTCATCAGTCCCTATTGCGTCAAGAGTACAAGTATGCTCGTCCTGGTTTAGAGGAGACGCCGTGGGGAACGCGTGAAGTGAGCGTGACCGATCCTTTTGGCAATCGCCTTCACTTTTATCAGCCTGATCACTCGTAA
- a CDS encoding DinB family protein yields the protein MEKRHKVLFQQLEDYRQETLKAIDGLTEEDVNIIPDGFSNNILWNLGHIHLDQYLWIAHLTKETIPVPPGFTEWFNFGTKPADWDTPPPKLEVLVSLLQEQPQKIQTAYKDRLEEEFPATESGMHTIAQVLVRTIFHEGMHLASLHTIRRCLGK from the coding sequence ATGGAAAAACGGCATAAAGTGTTATTCCAGCAACTAGAGGATTATCGACAGGAGACATTAAAAGCAATCGATGGCTTGACGGAGGAAGATGTGAACATCATTCCTGATGGTTTCTCCAACAATATCTTGTGGAATCTGGGGCATATTCATCTCGATCAGTATTTATGGATCGCTCACCTTACAAAAGAAACGATTCCAGTCCCCCCTGGCTTCACCGAATGGTTTAACTTCGGGACAAAGCCTGCTGACTGGGATACACCACCACCGAAACTCGAAGTACTCGTCTCCTTATTACAAGAACAACCTCAGAAGATACAAACTGCTTACAAGGATCGATTAGAAGAAGAATTTCCCGCAACGGAATCCGGCATGCATACGATTGCACAAGTGCTTGTCCGAACGATTTTTCACGAAGGGATGCACCTCGCCTCCCTCCATACAATCCGGAGGTGTCTGGGCAAATGA